One genomic segment of Oreochromis aureus strain Israel breed Guangdong linkage group 9, ZZ_aureus, whole genome shotgun sequence includes these proteins:
- the LOC116314515 gene encoding thiosulfate:glutathione sulfurtransferase-like isoform X2 yields the protein MPGSVVTYSELKTMLASHNIQLFDVRNPDEYQAGHIPQAVNVPLDNLEGSLQLSPELFEQRFEVKAPTKADDNIVFHCKSGSRSIRALGIAHQLGFSKARHFKGGYSEWVEQEGKLIK from the exons ATGCCAG gttcagtggTGACCTACTCAGAGCTGAAGACCATGCTGGCAAGCCATAACATTCAGCTCTTTGATGTGAGAAATCCTGATGAGTACCAGGCTGGACACATTCCCCAGGCCGTCAATGTCCCAC TGGACAACTTGGAGGGGTCTCTGCAGCTGTCCCCTGAGCTCTTTGAGCAAAGGTTTGAAGTGAAGGCTCCCACGAAAGCTGACGACAACATTGTGTTTCACTGCAAAAGTGGCAGCAGGAGCATCAGAGCACTAGGCATCGCTCATCAGCTGGGATTTAGCAA GGCGAGACATTTTAAAGGAGGCTACTCCGAGTGGGTCGAGCAAGAAGGAAAATTAATCAAGTGA
- the LOC116314515 gene encoding thiosulfate:glutathione sulfurtransferase-like isoform X1 — translation MLSFVLSRSFCQVVTEANRRCYPAFGSIFRTFSTWSPKCDEASQDGSVVTYSELKTMLASHNIQLFDVRNPDEYQAGHIPQAVNVPLDNLEGSLQLSPELFEQRFEVKAPTKADDNIVFHCKSGSRSIRALGIAHQLGFSKARHFKGGYSEWVEQEGKLIK, via the exons ATGCTGTCGTTCGTGCTGTCCCGGAGTTTCTGCCAGGTTGTTACGGAGGCGAACCGGAGGTGTTACCCGGCCTTTGGCTCGATATTTCGGACTTTTTCAACATGGAGTCCGAAATGCGACGAAGCATCACAAGATG gttcagtggTGACCTACTCAGAGCTGAAGACCATGCTGGCAAGCCATAACATTCAGCTCTTTGATGTGAGAAATCCTGATGAGTACCAGGCTGGACACATTCCCCAGGCCGTCAATGTCCCAC TGGACAACTTGGAGGGGTCTCTGCAGCTGTCCCCTGAGCTCTTTGAGCAAAGGTTTGAAGTGAAGGCTCCCACGAAAGCTGACGACAACATTGTGTTTCACTGCAAAAGTGGCAGCAGGAGCATCAGAGCACTAGGCATCGCTCATCAGCTGGGATTTAGCAA GGCGAGACATTTTAAAGGAGGCTACTCCGAGTGGGTCGAGCAAGAAGGAAAATTAATCAAGTGA